The genomic region ATAATTAAGGTAAACTTTCTTTTACCTTCTTTTGCCTCATAGACGTCATGACAGTCGTTTTCTTGGCATAAAGATCCTAGGTTCTCTAAGAAGTCTTCTAATATTCCCTCAACAGTAGATAAAATTCCTTGTGACGCATCTGAAGGATAAATTTCTATTCCTAACTCTGGAATTTTAACTATGGCAAAAGGCGATCTATAAACCATTACGTTTAAATCTTCTTCTTTTTCTACCACAAATTCCAAAGTCTTAGGTTCCCTAGTTTCATAAGGCTTAACGTCCCTAAATTTATAATTGCAACTAGTGCATTCCCAATTTGATAAAACTAACTTGCCAACTTCTCCTGCGTCATAAAGATAATCTCTAGCAATCAGTGTTTCGTTCCCGCAAACCGGACACTTAAGTTTTGCTTCGAATATTAACTTAGGTTCCATATTCTCAACCAAAGCTTATTTGGTAGTATTTACATATATTATACTGAGTAAAGTGCGAAATGAAGCTTCCACGAGAAAATGATATAGGAAAAATAGAATATAAACTTATTCTATCAGATGTATCAGAAGAGCGACTGCAAGAATTAGCCACGCAAATGAAATATAGAATTGAAGAAGGTGGCGGAGAAGCTATTTATGTTATAGGAGTAAGTGATGATGGAGATGTAATAGGATTAAATAAAGAAGACTTAGAGCATACAATAGATGTGCTAGAAAAAATAGCTAAAATGATAAACTCTAAGATAGTACATAAGAGAATTGTAGAAATAAGAAAAGATAAATATGTTGCAGAATTACTAATAAGATTACATAAAAGCGATTTGCCTATTCAAGTTAATGTTGCAGTAATGGGTCACGTAAATGCTGGAAAAAGTACTATAACAGGAACTCTAATTCTAGGGAAGCTTGATGACGGTAATGGAGCATTACGTGCAATGATAGCCAGATACCTTCATGAAGTTATA from Acidianus ambivalens harbors:
- a CDS encoding ZPR1 zinc finger domain-containing protein, whose translation is MEPKLIFEAKLKCPVCGNETLIARDYLYDAGEVGKLVLSNWECTSCNYKFRDVKPYETREPKTLEFVVEKEEDLNVMVYRSPFAIVKIPELGIEIYPSDASQGILSTVEGILEDFLENLGSLCQENDCHDVYEAKEGKRKFTLIIEDSSGLSFIKSEKVKVTRSLSLSQTQP